A stretch of DNA from Takifugu flavidus isolate HTHZ2018 chromosome 13, ASM371156v2, whole genome shotgun sequence:
AGCATTCGGTGTAAACCGAGGCCAAACTAAAAATACTACTCAACCAGATGAATTTTATCCTGGATCGGTCGAGACCCAGGTTAACATCAATGTCAATATGAGTCTAAAAAACAAATTACAGTACCTCTATTGTCAAAGTTAATCTTGAAATAAAAGAGAGGCACTTTGAATACTTTTGCAACTGGATGTGTAAATATATCATTTTGTCACATCAAAATAAGTGACTATCATCACAGCTCTTGGTCAGACTGgttcatctacctgctgcacaaTCTGAAAACAGCCATGAAACACCTAAACCAGTTTGGTTGAAAAATTCCAGAAATTATATGGAATCAATcactttttatttatatagcatcttttacaatcaaaattgtttctaggcgctttacagaatcgcAGGGCCTAATGATAGTCAAAAGTAGATTAATCAGCGAGCATCTGAGTCCTGAACAGCAGGTGACTTTATCACAAACCCACATAAACACCCGATTGTCCAGCAGAGGCTGAAACCAGAGATTCTGCAACGGTGGCCATTTAGCAGGTGTAACTCAGCTCCTTCTCATCAGGAACAGTTTGTCTGAATCTCATCTCCCAACTCAGAACCTGACTGCTCAGTCTGGGGTTCAGCCCATCTGCCACTGAGCAGCTCCCAGCATTACTGAGGTCATTAAATCTGATCAGGTTAGGGTTCAACAGCAGGACACAAACTCAGGCTTCAGTTTGGTTGGCCTTTTAATTTCATGATCCTTccaatgtacaaaaaaaaaagacaggtacaaaaaggaaaaacaaaaaactctgCAACGACGACAGAAATCCAGATGATCAAACAGACCTCCACTCATGAAAATCTAATTAAACAGCCCCCAACACAAGTGTCCTCCCCAAGTGTGTTTAAGTTTTAGGCAGGCCCTGGACACCACCTCGCCACCCTGGGAAGCAGTAATGAGGCCCCACAGAGGACGTTGCGTCTGTCCAACCTGGCTCAGAGCGTTCAGAGTGAAAAAAATTCAGTTCTTTCTTGGCGTTTGGTTCTCCCTGTAGGAACATTTATAACTCcaccctcttcttcttcttcttcttcttcttcgtctctTCCTGCACAACTGGAGCATTGGTGGCCTCCCTCTTCAGGTAGGACAGGAAGTCGCTGACCTCACGACCCCCCTGAAATAAGAAGCAAGCACGTTTAATACTGGGCAGGGAACATTTAGTTATTGTGATTGTTTTTATGTATCTGATGACATGGAAACATCGAGCTAAAACATATTTAGAGTTAAAGAAACTCGCCTCGTATTTCTTTGGATTCCTCTTCTGTCCAGCAGGAGAGAAATACAGAGTTGGGAAACTGAAGGAGAAAAGGTTAAGAACATTAATTGAATAAACATTTTAATACATGTGAATTAGGGAGGGGGTAGAGCCACTCCAGCTTCTGATACTAATGTAAGTCACAGATTCACTAGTTGTGTCTGCTGAAATTACTCCACAACCAATTCATGCCAGCTAGCCAGTCTGTTAACTGGAGGACAGATCTCTTGAATGGAGGCTCGTGTTTAGAGAGAAGGCACGCCATTCTGCAGTTCACAGCCAGGCTAGCTTTGATTGCACTGGGTTAGGGAAAGGCTGCAAAGCAGTACAGCAACGTGCACTGTTTACAAAGCCGTTATTCTAATGGGGAAGCTCCGTTGGGACGTATGATAGTGATAACATATCAAACGTTTGAAAAAGCACCATAGGAGAGAGCCTCAGATACTGTCATTTTCCGAATTTGGGACTAACGTTTCATCCCGAGTCAAGGGTTCATATTACTGTAGAAACTGAAATGCTTCAATATTGGTGTTAAATGCAAGATTAACGCTCCCCAATGACCTCAAATTAAAGATAAATGACTGAGTCTTTTAGATTTACCGACAATTTACTCACCCGCTGACTTCATAAGGAGACGGAACATCGTTGGCTGTGGCGTCCATTTTGGCGATAACGATGTTTGGATCATCGGCGAGCTGAAGAGCGGTAGAGTTATTTTATCATTCTGAACATCTACTAACATTCAAGAAAAGACATTTAACAGTGAAACAAAGCTTGTCCAGGAGAGGAAGTTCAATCCAATTCATTTTTATCCACTAAAAATCAAGCCAATTCCTGGCTTGTGCAGTTTTATGTGAACCTTTGTTCCCTACCTTataaacgccccccccccaccaccaccaccaccactgtctaAAATAGTCACTGGTAATCTAAGACATCCTGGTTCTGGCCCTCACCTTCTCGCCCAGCTCCTTGTACTTGGGTTCCAGGCTCTTGCAGTGGCCGCACCATGGAGCATAGAACTCAATCAGAACATCTTTGCTGTCGTCATTGACGATGGAGTCAAAGTTCTCTGCCACCACAACCTGCAGACAGGAGACACTCGTTATGGTAAAGCTTCAGGTGCGCTCAGCCCTTGAGCTTGATAGCGGTCTCACCTTGACAGGTCCATCATTGTTCTCTGGGATGGGCTCCGACTTCAGGTAAGGCTTCAGGGACCCATCGAAGTAGCTCAGCAGGAATCGTTCCAGAGCTTTCCCGTCAGGTCTGTGAATATGTTCAGCATCATCACCTTTTATTTTTAGCCCATATTCTGTTTCCCATGAAAATATGACGTCATTGCTGAAGGATGCTACGCTGTGTTTGGTCACATGcaccaggacaggaagttgcATGCAAGTTATAAGAGTTCTACAAAAAGTTCTCTGAATTATAAAACATGCCAATTAAAACCTTTGTTACTGAACAAGGTCAAGGATCAACTCCGACTTACAAGAACTCTTCAGTCATGGCGTATTTCTCCCCCTTGGCGGTACGGATGGTCACCAAAGGACCCGCTGATGAATGGTCCTCCAAACCGAATTCTGAAAGCACCGACATGAACCTGGCCTTGTTTGCCACAGCAAAGTTCAGCTTCTTGCCCTCATCCAAAAAGGTTTTGGCCACCTTCATCACCCTGGAAACCAGATTACATTTGGAAACAAGATTGGAGCTGCTCAGACTGTGTTAAAGAGGATTGAATTAGGCAGTTCCAGAGGAGCCACACCAACCTGTTCCTCCAGTAGTTGGAGCCTTTGGGGTTCCTCTCGTAGTCAACATCATAATAGGCTACCAGCAGGTCTTTGCCCATCAGCTGATCCTTGTTGTCCTCTGTCATGTGGGGACAGAAGCCTAAACTGAAACACACGAcggcatcagcagcagaaacaacgTCGAGCCTGTGACGTTACTCATCAGTCTGATAATAACGGAGCTGAAGCAACAAGATAAGGATCTAAAACACATCTTGTGTACTATGGGGGTGGTCCTGCTGAACACAGGATCTGATGTGAGTGCAGGTCAACACTCACACGTTATCCTGGATGAACCTCTTGATTTTGTTGCTGGTGTATTTTTCCTCACTGTATTTCACACTGCTGTCTTCAAACTTGTTCTTGAGCGTTGGTGGACGGAACAGAACAATTCCTCTGCAAGTAGAGCATAATGAGGTGAGAAGAGAGGACATGCTGATGAATACCTGCTGCACTGAGATCTCCTCACTCAGGTCCCACATTCTGGCTCTTCAGGAGGACCTCAGCGTTTGTGTGAGCGAAGCGGTATTTGTCCCTCAGCGCGCTGGCGGCCTTTAAGAACTCAGCCTGTGCTGTGCTTTTGTCATCGGCAAAGAACcctgggggggtaaaaaaattacatttttagtCTTAATTACAGACCAAAAATGTTTCTACATTACTAGAGTTCAACTTCACTTCAGATcagaaaaattaaaatttatGGAAAGTTTTTAAATACTAATTTTgtggtatttttttaaactgaaatgaGTGAGAACTTAAAGACTCACCAACAACACTAGAGTCCTTTTCAGAAATAAACTTCTgaagttcttcttctcctgcgaGAGCCACAGAGGCTGGCCCAACTTGCTTCTTAAAGTAACTCACGATTCCATCTACAGACAccacaagaaaacaaacaccctCTCACCACCATACCAAAACTTAACGCCTCCCAGAGTGATGGCACAACACAAATACCTGAGGTTCGGGGACCGTCATAGGCACCGCTTTCCTCTCCATCCCTGAAGACCTTCAGGGTCGGGTAGCCAGAAACTTGGTACTTGGAGCAGATGTTGCTGTTGGATGTGCAGTCGACCTTGAGAGATAAGTGACTCTCTGTGAATAATCGGACCTCAGAAGGCTGCAGTCGACAAAGGTAGATGAAGGTGATTGTGCAATACCTTGGCCAGAGGGACGACACCTTTGAGGGCTGTGGCGGCCTTCTCGTACTCAGGTGCCAACCGCTTACAGTGGCCACACCTGTAAGACAGGACAGCCACACTTCATGTCAGAGTAATCAGATTACATGTCAGCCAGTAGAGAATAAGGAAAAAGACCACGACCAAAGAACAAGAGACATCTACCCTGTATCTACCGTATGCTCATCAGATTCCATCTCTGAaggtttacttttttttttttaaataaacattatgCTGTTCTTGCTCTTCACTAATTACTTGTACATTCTGCGTATGTTGTTTGA
This window harbors:
- the pdia3 gene encoding protein disulfide-isomerase A3, with the translated sequence MLKLMLLAALTGFTQAASDVLEFTDNDFESKIGDHEIILVEFFAPWCGHCKRLAPEYEKAATALKGVVPLAKVDCTSNSNICSKYQVSGYPTLKVFRDGEESGAYDGPRTSDGIVSYFKKQVGPASVALAGEEELQKFISEKDSSVVGFFADDKSTAQAEFLKAASALRDKYRFAHTNAEVLLKSQNVGPEGIVLFRPPTLKNKFEDSSVKYSEEKYTSNKIKRFIQDNVLGFCPHMTEDNKDQLMGKDLLVAYYDVDYERNPKGSNYWRNRVMKVAKTFLDEGKKLNFAVANKARFMSVLSEFGLEDHSSAGPLVTIRTAKGEKYAMTEEFLPDGKALERFLLSYFDGSLKPYLKSEPIPENNDGPVKVVVAENFDSIVNDDSKDVLIEFYAPWCGHCKSLEPKYKELGEKLADDPNIVIAKMDATANDVPSPYEVSGFPTLYFSPAGQKRNPKKYEGGREVSDFLSYLKREATNAPVVQEETKKKKKKKKRVEL